The following proteins are encoded in a genomic region of Pseudoxanthomonas suwonensis 11-1:
- the dnaG gene encoding DNA primase, whose amino-acid sequence MARLPDAFIDDLLARSDIVEIVGSRVPLKRKGREYTAPCPFHDERTPSFYVSPTKQFYHCFGCGAHGTAISFLMNYDRLEFLDAVEELARRAGMELPKDTRAGPQDNDLRDQYAALEAAARLFQRHLAESQRARDYLDSRGVDADTRARFAIGYAPDGYSTLKDTLGTDERRLKLLERTGMLSRNERGHVYDKFRDRVMFPIHDRRGRVIAFGGRVLDKDASPKYLNSPETPLFHKGRELYGLWQAKQANQKLERLVVVEGYMDVVTLFQFGVTQGVATLGTATTADHAELLFRNAPDVYFCFDGDAAGRRAAWRAVESVLPRMKDGRQAFFLFLPDGEDPDTIVRKEGATGFDARLAQATPLSQFFFDELGRDTNRNTLDGRARLAERARPLLAQLPDGAFADLMRQELQRQTGVGAAAPATAPEPQRAPSRRVGAPAQKRSLVRSMIALLLQQPSLGLQLQPPYPFAELRLPGMPLLLELLDVVHQRPEISTGALLEHFADHEQGEALRKLAAQSLPGDENSWAHELQDAAAQLEKQTLQQRIDELQQKQRSQGLDETDKYELRMLLQALSSLRG is encoded by the coding sequence ATGGCACGCCTCCCCGACGCATTCATCGACGACCTGCTTGCACGCTCGGACATCGTCGAGATCGTCGGCTCGCGCGTTCCGCTCAAGCGCAAGGGCCGCGAATACACCGCGCCCTGCCCGTTCCACGACGAGCGCACGCCGTCGTTCTACGTCTCTCCGACCAAGCAGTTCTACCACTGCTTCGGCTGCGGCGCGCACGGCACCGCGATCAGCTTCCTGATGAACTACGACCGCCTCGAGTTCCTCGACGCGGTCGAGGAGCTGGCGCGACGGGCCGGCATGGAGCTGCCGAAGGACACCCGCGCCGGCCCGCAGGACAACGACCTGCGCGACCAGTACGCGGCGCTGGAGGCGGCGGCCAGGCTGTTCCAGCGCCACCTGGCAGAGAGCCAGCGCGCGCGCGACTACCTCGACAGCCGCGGCGTGGATGCCGACACCCGCGCCCGCTTCGCCATCGGCTACGCGCCGGACGGCTATTCCACGCTCAAGGACACGCTGGGCACCGACGAGCGCCGGCTCAAGCTGCTGGAGCGCACCGGCATGCTCTCGCGCAACGAGCGCGGCCACGTCTACGACAAGTTCCGCGACCGGGTGATGTTCCCGATCCACGACCGCCGTGGGCGGGTGATCGCCTTCGGCGGCCGCGTGCTGGACAAGGATGCGAGTCCCAAGTACCTCAACTCGCCGGAGACCCCGCTGTTCCACAAGGGCCGCGAGCTGTACGGCCTGTGGCAGGCGAAGCAGGCCAACCAGAAGCTGGAGAGGCTGGTGGTGGTCGAGGGCTACATGGACGTGGTCACCCTGTTCCAGTTCGGCGTGACCCAGGGGGTCGCGACCCTGGGCACGGCGACCACCGCCGACCATGCCGAGCTGCTGTTCCGCAATGCGCCGGACGTGTACTTCTGTTTCGACGGCGACGCCGCCGGCCGGCGTGCGGCCTGGCGCGCGGTGGAATCGGTGCTGCCGCGCATGAAGGATGGCCGCCAGGCCTTCTTCCTGTTCCTGCCGGACGGCGAGGACCCGGACACCATCGTGCGCAAGGAGGGCGCGACCGGCTTCGACGCGCGCCTGGCCCAGGCCACGCCGCTGTCGCAGTTCTTCTTCGACGAGCTGGGCCGCGACACCAACCGCAACACGCTCGATGGCCGCGCCCGCCTGGCCGAACGCGCGCGGCCGCTGCTGGCGCAGCTGCCGGACGGCGCCTTCGCCGACCTGATGCGCCAGGAGCTGCAGCGCCAGACCGGCGTGGGCGCAGCCGCCCCCGCCACCGCGCCGGAACCGCAGCGTGCACCGTCGCGGCGGGTGGGCGCACCGGCGCAGAAGCGCAGCCTGGTCCGCAGCATGATCGCCCTGCTCCTGCAGCAGCCCTCGCTGGGCCTGCAGCTGCAGCCGCCGTATCCGTTCGCCGAACTGCGCCTGCCGGGCATGCCCCTGCTGCTGGAACTGCTGGACGTCGTCCACCAGCGCCCGGAAATCAGTACCGGCGCGCTGCTGGAGCACTTCGCCGACCACGAGCAGGGCGAGGCGCTGCGCAAGCTGGCCGCGCAGTCGCTGCCGGGCGACGAGAACAGCTGGGCGCATGAGCTGCAGGACGCGGCCGCCCAGCTGGAGAAGCAGACCCTGCAGCAGCGCATCGACGAACTGCAGCAGAAGCAGCGCAGCCAGGGCCTGGACGAGACCGACAAGTACGAGCTGCGCATGCTGCTGCAGGCCCTGAGCAGCCTGCGCGGCTGA
- a CDS encoding YihY/virulence factor BrkB family protein, producing the protein MTRPSPNKLRRHLQRLQESLPVALVKRFVEADLMTQAASLSFYTLLSLAPLLVLLLWLTASLYPPAQQSLVDQIGALAGEQAAVVAETIIRNADSQPDVGSLAGLASTGLLFVGATVVFAQLQGALNLIFRTGGEKLGGLGAWLRKRVFSLGVVLALGFLLIVSMIATTALQLVFARIPSLLPVVGYVTTLVLYALAFAFLYHFLPDRRVDWRQALLGGVITSVLFALGRYLIGLYLAQAAPGSAYGSMGALVLLLLWMYYAALVFFAGALITAVIDERMHARQRLRKAGITHPEAATPLPADPVAEPRRH; encoded by the coding sequence ATGACCCGTCCTTCCCCCAACAAGCTGCGCCGCCACCTGCAGCGCCTGCAGGAAAGCCTGCCGGTCGCGCTGGTGAAGCGCTTCGTCGAGGCCGACCTGATGACCCAGGCCGCCTCGCTGTCGTTCTACACCCTGCTGTCGCTGGCGCCGCTGCTGGTGCTGCTGCTGTGGCTGACCGCCTCGCTGTACCCGCCGGCCCAGCAGTCGCTGGTCGACCAGATCGGCGCCCTGGCCGGCGAACAGGCCGCGGTGGTGGCCGAGACCATCATCCGCAATGCCGACTCCCAGCCCGACGTGGGTTCGCTGGCCGGCCTGGCCAGCACCGGCCTGCTGTTCGTCGGCGCCACCGTGGTGTTCGCGCAGCTGCAGGGCGCGCTCAACCTGATCTTCCGCACCGGCGGCGAAAAGCTCGGCGGGCTGGGTGCCTGGTTGCGCAAGCGCGTGTTCTCGCTGGGCGTGGTCCTGGCCCTGGGCTTCCTGCTGATCGTGTCGATGATCGCCACCACCGCGCTGCAGCTGGTGTTCGCGCGCATCCCCTCGCTGCTGCCGGTGGTCGGCTACGTGACCACCCTGGTGCTGTACGCGCTGGCCTTCGCCTTCCTCTACCACTTCCTGCCGGACCGCCGGGTCGACTGGCGCCAGGCCCTGCTGGGCGGCGTGATCACCTCGGTGCTGTTCGCCCTGGGCCGCTACCTGATCGGCCTGTACCTGGCCCAGGCCGCGCCTGGCAGCGCCTATGGCTCGATGGGCGCGCTGGTCCTGCTGCTGCTGTGGATGTACTACGCCGCCCTGGTGTTCTTCGCCGGCGCGCTGATCACCGCGGTGATCGACGAGCGCATGCATGCGCGCCAACGCCTGCGCAAGGCCGGGATCACCCACCCCGAGGCGGCCACGCCGTTGCCTGCGGATCCCGTCGCGGAGCCCCGCCGCCACTGA
- a CDS encoding GNAT family N-acetyltransferase: MSTIALRPATPSDVPLVLDLIRELAGYERLAHEAVATAEDMQAALFGPRPAAEVVIAECDGEPAGMALFFVTFSTFLGKPSLYLEDLYVRPDFRGRGIGRRLMTHLAALAVERGYGRFEWSVLDWNAPAIAFYRSLGARPMDEWTVQRVDGQALQALAAQATRDSRTG; encoded by the coding sequence ATGAGCACGATCGCCCTGCGCCCGGCCACGCCTTCCGATGTCCCGCTGGTCCTCGACCTGATCCGCGAGCTGGCCGGGTACGAGCGCCTGGCCCATGAGGCCGTGGCCACCGCGGAGGACATGCAGGCGGCCCTGTTCGGCCCGCGCCCGGCGGCGGAGGTGGTGATCGCCGAATGCGACGGGGAACCCGCGGGCATGGCCCTGTTCTTCGTCACGTTCTCGACCTTCCTCGGCAAGCCCAGCCTGTACCTGGAAGACCTGTACGTGCGCCCGGATTTCCGCGGCCGCGGCATCGGTCGGCGGCTGATGACCCATCTGGCCGCGCTGGCGGTGGAGCGCGGCTACGGCCGCTTCGAATGGTCGGTGCTGGACTGGAACGCGCCGGCCATCGCCTTCTACCGCAGCCTCGGCGCGCGGCCGATGGACGAGTGGACGGTGCAGCGCGTCGATGGCCAGGCGCTCCAGGCGCTGGCCGCGCAGGCCACGCGGGACTCCAGGACCGGCTGA
- a CDS encoding serine hydrolase — MALSSRRLQPLALVALALLAGCDRGSPPATDAATAEAPRQAPAWVAALEREVEAIDAAMPGDFGVYVHRLGPPADAGGLDLGGRRAWYLSSTIKVPVAIAVLEAVDAGELSLDEEMQLKASDFVDGSGDMLQHDPGERFGIGTLLEKSLRDSDSTATDMLIRRIGEDHLNARIAAWTAGGFGQVTTIQQVRRDAYGALHPKVAGLDSRQILALRQAEAGEPRLQALAAALGVPRAELGDTSFEQVFEGYYARGLNSATLPAFGRMLERLAAGELLSPDSTALLLGHMRAITTGSRRIQAGLPPGADFAQKTGTQQQRACNVGILDPERGRDGATVVVACAEHFGELAQAEQAFQALGRALGAMPSAGG; from the coding sequence ATGGCCCTGAGTTCCCGCCGCCTCCAGCCCCTCGCCCTGGTCGCACTGGCCCTGCTTGCCGGCTGCGACCGCGGCAGTCCGCCGGCCACCGACGCCGCCACTGCCGAAGCCCCTCGCCAGGCACCGGCCTGGGTTGCCGCGCTGGAGCGCGAGGTCGAGGCGATCGATGCCGCGATGCCCGGCGACTTCGGCGTCTACGTCCACCGCCTCGGTCCGCCTGCAGATGCGGGTGGGCTCGACCTGGGCGGCCGCCGTGCCTGGTACCTGTCCTCGACCATCAAGGTGCCGGTCGCGATCGCCGTGCTGGAAGCCGTCGATGCCGGCGAACTGTCGCTGGACGAAGAGATGCAGCTGAAGGCCTCCGACTTCGTCGATGGCTCCGGCGACATGCTCCAGCACGATCCCGGCGAGCGCTTCGGCATCGGCACCCTGCTGGAGAAGTCGCTGCGCGACAGCGACAGCACCGCGACCGACATGCTCATCCGCCGCATCGGCGAGGACCACCTCAACGCGCGCATCGCCGCCTGGACAGCAGGAGGCTTCGGCCAGGTCACCACCATCCAGCAGGTGCGCCGTGACGCCTACGGCGCGCTGCACCCGAAAGTGGCCGGACTCGACAGCCGCCAGATCCTGGCCCTGCGCCAGGCCGAGGCCGGCGAGCCACGCCTGCAGGCCCTGGCGGCGGCGCTGGGCGTGCCGCGCGCCGAGCTGGGCGACACCAGCTTCGAGCAGGTGTTCGAGGGCTACTACGCCCGCGGATTGAACTCGGCGACCCTGCCCGCGTTCGGCCGCATGCTCGAACGCCTGGCCGCCGGCGAACTGCTGTCGCCGGATTCCACCGCGCTGCTGCTCGGGCATATGCGCGCGATCACCACCGGCAGCCGCCGCATCCAGGCCGGCCTCCCGCCCGGCGCGGACTTCGCGCAGAAGACCGGCACCCAGCAGCAGCGCGCCTGCAATGTCGGCATCCTCGATCCGGAACGCGGCCGCGATGGCGCCACCGTGGTCGTGGCCTGCGCCGAGCACTTCGGCGAGCTGGCGCAGGCCGAGCAGGCGTTCCAGGCACTGGGTCGGGCGCTCGGCGCCATGCCATCCGCTGGCGGCTGA
- a CDS encoding serine hydrolase: MGVRPDLRAALALLLALVAGTALAAPAGVAGEPAWAAPLEQRLQAIDRSLGAGGIGVHVLHMERNESYGYRASEPWYLASGVKVPVAIAVLREVDSGALSLDTELVLRADDFVDGDGATNRHRPGDALAVSWLLEQMLVHSDNTATDVLIRTVGLPAVNNVAAELVDSGLHITTLADVRRLAYGQFHPAAARLASQDLLALKRQPAGPARVRKLAQLLGVPLEELRQPDLASAFEAYYATGANSAALVDYGRMLASLANGEVLGGDTNRWLLEVMLRVQTGQRRLRAGLPAGIAFAHKTGTQFHRTCDSGIAMQPANPPARPRGSRVVIAACVRGVGTAAGERALRRIAAAITESGVFVDTPPQPTVSPPAWP, translated from the coding sequence ATGGGCGTGCGGCCTGACCTGCGCGCCGCGCTGGCGCTGCTGCTGGCCCTGGTGGCGGGCACGGCGCTGGCGGCTCCCGCCGGCGTGGCTGGAGAGCCGGCGTGGGCGGCGCCGCTGGAGCAGCGGCTGCAGGCCATCGACCGCTCGCTGGGCGCGGGCGGCATCGGCGTCCATGTACTGCACATGGAGCGCAACGAGTCGTACGGCTACCGCGCCAGCGAGCCCTGGTACCTCGCCTCCGGGGTGAAGGTGCCGGTGGCGATCGCCGTGCTGCGCGAGGTCGACTCCGGCGCGCTGTCGCTGGACACGGAGCTGGTGCTGCGCGCCGACGATTTCGTCGATGGCGACGGTGCGACCAACCGGCACCGGCCCGGCGATGCGCTGGCGGTGTCCTGGCTGCTCGAGCAGATGCTCGTGCACAGCGACAACACCGCCACCGACGTGCTGATCCGCACCGTCGGCCTGCCGGCGGTGAACAATGTCGCGGCCGAGCTGGTCGATTCGGGCCTGCACATCACCACCCTTGCCGACGTGCGCCGCCTGGCCTATGGCCAGTTCCATCCCGCTGCCGCGCGGCTGGCCTCGCAGGACCTGCTTGCGCTCAAGCGCCAGCCGGCCGGTCCGGCGCGGGTACGCAAGCTGGCCCAGCTGCTGGGCGTACCGCTGGAGGAGCTGCGCCAGCCGGACCTGGCCTCCGCCTTCGAGGCCTACTACGCCACTGGCGCCAACAGCGCCGCGCTGGTCGACTACGGACGCATGCTGGCCAGCCTGGCCAACGGCGAAGTGCTGGGCGGGGACACCAACCGCTGGCTGCTGGAGGTGATGCTGCGGGTCCAGACCGGACAGCGCCGCCTGCGGGCCGGCCTGCCAGCGGGCATCGCCTTCGCCCACAAGACCGGCACCCAGTTCCATCGCACCTGCGACTCCGGCATAGCCATGCAGCCGGCCAACCCTCCGGCGCGGCCGCGCGGGTCGCGCGTGGTGATCGCCGCCTGCGTGCGCGGCGTCGGCACCGCCGCCGGCGAGCGCGCGCTGCGCCGGATTGCCGCGGCCATCACCGAGTCGGGGGTATTCGTGGACACCCCGCCGCAGCCCACGGTCTCGCCGCCGGCATGGCCCTGA
- a CDS encoding acyltransferase family protein, with product MPADSLATPAAAPASIPVARPAATGGGRIGSIDLARGLAVCLMIVSHGTNGLMPYADFPDWGQVPIHALTKFSSSLFFMVFGIALAVAFVPKTDAPDWPKRRNHLVRRGLLVLLWYKLLTVVELWDRGREAVVDALLYRSFPSFVEILGFYAIALLWIPWLLPLWARTPAVLRWASPLLVGGLWWWVSGHVDFDSQPLRAVLVEDHELYTWGQLSRLPLVLLGLLVGGLLLRWNQDPRTRLLLAGGIAVAGLLLLAAFAHLAGEPLRPVLVEVGRNHGKHPPGLLFSLFSVGGALVLLGLSVTGGNLLARWLKPLAVVGSDSLMAFIVHISVIFLLLRSVLGYYQAVSYEYALLLSGGLVVVTAAWIALWKAMRTRIRQARAQDGDGRAA from the coding sequence ATGCCGGCTGACAGCCTCGCCACTCCCGCCGCCGCACCAGCTTCCATCCCGGTCGCGCGGCCGGCTGCGACGGGAGGCGGCCGTATCGGCTCGATCGACCTGGCCCGCGGCCTGGCCGTGTGCCTGATGATCGTGTCCCACGGCACCAACGGGCTGATGCCCTATGCCGACTTCCCGGACTGGGGCCAGGTGCCGATCCACGCCCTGACCAAGTTCTCCTCCTCGCTGTTCTTCATGGTCTTCGGTATCGCCCTGGCCGTGGCCTTCGTGCCGAAGACCGATGCCCCGGACTGGCCGAAACGCCGCAACCACCTGGTCCGCCGCGGCCTGCTGGTGCTGCTCTGGTACAAGCTGCTGACCGTGGTCGAGTTGTGGGACCGCGGCCGCGAGGCGGTGGTCGACGCCCTCCTGTACCGCTCCTTCCCCTCCTTCGTGGAGATCCTGGGGTTCTACGCCATCGCCCTGCTGTGGATCCCCTGGCTGCTGCCTCTGTGGGCGCGCACCCCGGCAGTACTGCGCTGGGCCAGCCCGCTGCTGGTCGGCGGACTGTGGTGGTGGGTGTCCGGCCATGTGGACTTCGACAGCCAGCCGCTGAGGGCAGTGCTGGTCGAGGACCACGAGCTGTACACCTGGGGCCAGCTCTCGCGCCTGCCGCTGGTGCTGCTGGGCCTGCTGGTCGGTGGCCTGCTGCTGCGCTGGAACCAGGATCCCCGCACCCGGCTGCTGCTCGCGGGCGGGATCGCGGTGGCCGGCTTGCTGCTGCTGGCGGCCTTCGCACACCTGGCCGGCGAACCGCTGCGCCCGGTGCTGGTGGAGGTCGGCCGCAACCACGGCAAGCATCCGCCCGGCCTGCTGTTCTCGCTGTTCAGCGTCGGCGGCGCGCTGGTACTGCTGGGCCTGAGCGTGACCGGCGGCAACCTGCTGGCACGCTGGCTGAAGCCGCTGGCGGTGGTCGGCAGCGACTCGCTGATGGCCTTCATCGTCCATATCTCGGTGATCTTCCTGCTGCTGCGCAGCGTGCTCGGCTACTACCAGGCCGTGTCCTACGAGTACGCCCTGCTGCTGTCCGGCGGGCTGGTCGTGGTGACCGCGGCATGGATCGCGTTGTGGAAGGCGATGCGGACGCGCATCCGCCAGGCCCGCGCGCAGGACGGCGATGGGCGTGCGGCCTGA
- a CDS encoding GatB/YqeY domain-containing protein gives MSLKQRLTEDMKAAMKGGDKDTLGVIRLVNAAIKQKEVDERVELDDAAVLAVLDKMVKQRRDSVSQYEGAGREDLAAVERAEIVVIERYLPAKLDEAAILAAINAAIAQTGAAGPADMGKLMGVLKPQLAGQADMGQVSALVKRRLAG, from the coding sequence ATGAGCCTCAAGCAGCGTCTGACCGAAGACATGAAGGCCGCCATGAAGGGCGGCGACAAGGACACCCTTGGCGTGATCCGGCTGGTCAATGCCGCGATCAAGCAGAAGGAAGTGGACGAGCGCGTCGAGCTGGATGACGCCGCCGTGCTGGCCGTGCTCGACAAGATGGTCAAGCAGCGCCGCGACTCGGTGTCCCAGTACGAAGGCGCCGGCCGTGAAGACCTGGCCGCCGTCGAGCGCGCCGAGATCGTGGTGATCGAGCGCTACCTGCCGGCCAAGCTGGACGAGGCCGCGATCCTGGCCGCGATCAACGCCGCCATCGCCCAGACCGGTGCCGCCGGCCCGGCCGACATGGGCAAGCTGATGGGCGTGCTCAAGCCGCAGCTGGCAGGCCAGGCCGACATGGGCCAGGTCTCCGCGCTGGTGAAGCGTCGCTTGGCCGGCTGA
- the rpsU gene encoding 30S ribosomal protein S21 yields MPSVKVRENEPFEFALRRFKRTCEKAGVLAETRKREYYEKPTQERKRKAAAAVKRQLRRMSRDVTKRQRLY; encoded by the coding sequence ATGCCCAGCGTCAAAGTCCGCGAGAACGAGCCCTTCGAGTTTGCGCTGCGTCGCTTCAAGCGCACCTGCGAGAAGGCCGGTGTCCTGGCCGAAACCCGCAAGCGCGAGTACTACGAGAAGCCGACCCAGGAGCGCAAGCGCAAGGCCGCTGCCGCGGTGAAGCGCCAGCTGCGTCGCATGTCGCGCGACGTCACCAAGCGCCAGCGCCTGTACTGA
- the tsaD gene encoding tRNA (adenosine(37)-N6)-threonylcarbamoyltransferase complex transferase subunit TsaD: MRVLGIETSCDETGVAVYDTAPGAGLLAHAVYSQIALHAEYGGVVPELASRDHVRKLLPLVRQTLAEAGLAPGDLDGVAYTAGPGLVGALLVGAGTARALAWSLDVPAVAVHHMEGHLLAPLMEDNPPDPPFVALLVSGGHTQLVAVEAIGQYRLLGETLDDAAGEAFDKTAKLMGLPYPGGPQLAALAERGTPGAFRFARPMTDRPGLDFSFSGLKTQVLLAWQQSDQGEQTRADIARGFEDAVVDTLAIKCERALDAAGSDTLVIAGGVGANKRLRAKLQEMCARRGGRACFPRPSLCTDNGAMIAFAGALRLEAGQHEDTSVRVTPRWDMATLPPLAAASP, encoded by the coding sequence ATGCGTGTCCTTGGCATCGAAACCTCCTGCGACGAAACCGGCGTGGCCGTGTACGACACGGCGCCCGGCGCGGGCCTGCTCGCCCATGCGGTCTACAGCCAGATCGCCCTCCATGCCGAGTACGGCGGGGTGGTGCCGGAGCTGGCCAGCCGCGACCACGTGCGCAAGCTGCTGCCGCTGGTGCGCCAGACCCTGGCCGAGGCCGGCCTGGCCCCGGGCGACCTGGACGGCGTGGCCTACACCGCCGGCCCCGGCCTGGTCGGCGCCCTGCTGGTCGGCGCCGGCACCGCGCGCGCCCTGGCCTGGTCCCTGGACGTGCCGGCGGTCGCGGTGCACCACATGGAGGGCCACCTGCTGGCCCCGCTGATGGAGGACAACCCGCCGGATCCGCCGTTCGTGGCCCTGCTGGTCTCCGGCGGCCACACCCAGCTGGTGGCGGTGGAGGCGATCGGCCAGTACCGCCTGCTTGGCGAGACCCTGGACGACGCCGCCGGCGAGGCCTTCGACAAGACCGCCAAGCTGATGGGGCTGCCGTACCCGGGTGGCCCGCAGCTGGCGGCGCTGGCCGAGCGCGGCACGCCCGGCGCGTTCCGCTTCGCCCGGCCGATGACCGACCGCCCCGGCCTGGATTTCAGCTTCAGCGGCCTCAAGACCCAGGTGCTGCTGGCCTGGCAGCAGTCCGACCAGGGCGAGCAGACCCGTGCCGACATCGCCCGCGGCTTCGAGGACGCGGTGGTGGACACCCTGGCGATCAAGTGCGAGCGCGCGCTGGACGCGGCAGGCAGCGACACCCTGGTGATCGCCGGCGGCGTCGGCGCCAACAAGCGCCTGCGCGCGAAGCTGCAGGAGATGTGTGCGCGGCGCGGCGGCCGCGCCTGCTTCCCGCGTCCGTCGCTGTGCACCGACAATGGCGCGATGATCGCCTTCGCCGGCGCGCTGCGCCTGGAAGCCGGGCAGCACGAGGACACATCGGTGCGCGTTACGCCGCGCTGGGACATGGCGACGCTGCCGCCGTTGGCGGCGGCGTCGCCGTGA
- the folB gene encoding dihydroneopterin aldolase — MDKVFIEGLEIEALIGIYDWERRIRQTLRFDLEMAFDNRVPAASDDIAHTLDYKAVSKRLVEYVQQSGFGLVETLAERCAALVIEEFGVQWVRLKLSKPGAVRGARAVGVIIERNAPAKES, encoded by the coding sequence ATGGACAAAGTCTTCATCGAGGGCCTCGAGATCGAGGCGCTGATCGGCATCTACGACTGGGAACGGCGGATCCGCCAGACCCTGCGTTTCGACCTGGAGATGGCGTTCGACAACCGCGTGCCCGCGGCCAGCGACGACATCGCCCACACCCTGGACTACAAGGCGGTGAGCAAGCGCCTGGTCGAGTACGTGCAGCAGTCCGGATTCGGCCTGGTCGAGACCCTGGCCGAGCGCTGCGCGGCGCTGGTCATCGAGGAATTCGGCGTGCAATGGGTGCGCCTAAAGCTCAGCAAGCCAGGTGCAGTGCGCGGTGCACGGGCGGTGGGCGTGATCATCGAGCGCAATGCGCCGGCGAAGGAGTCGTAA
- a CDS encoding mechanosensitive ion channel domain-containing protein, with protein sequence MRELLAPWPWAWPALLLVLLVLAAAVANFVTKRILLRGLRRLLAMLANQAGKPGIADMRVIPRLANVVPAMVISSGIGWIPGLPPALVAFVHGACQAWVVLTLALAVSHALDAVNELYERRPDARNKPIKGYLQVAKIVIFALAGLSIVATLAGVKLLHLLTGLGAATAVLMLVFQDTLLSLVASVQISGDGRVRIGDWIEMPSQNADGDVIDIALHTVTVQNWDKTVTTIPTKKLISESFKNWRGMQEAGGRRIKRSLYLDQSSVRFLDPEERQRLGGFVLLREYLAQKERELAEWNAGLGEDGQLPFNARRITNLGTFRAYVERYLRRHPNVHQDMTLLVRQLQPGADGIPLEIYCFTNDTRWAVYEGIQSDIFDHLLAILPEFGLRVFQQPGGADFRALVDERRQPHEAAAS encoded by the coding sequence CTGAGGGAACTGCTGGCACCGTGGCCCTGGGCCTGGCCGGCACTGCTGCTTGTGCTGCTGGTCCTCGCCGCGGCCGTCGCCAACTTCGTCACCAAGCGGATCCTGCTGCGCGGCCTGCGCCGGCTGCTGGCGATGCTCGCAAACCAGGCCGGCAAGCCCGGCATCGCCGACATGCGGGTGATCCCGCGCCTGGCCAACGTGGTCCCGGCGATGGTGATCTCCTCCGGCATCGGCTGGATTCCCGGCCTGCCGCCGGCACTGGTGGCCTTCGTCCACGGCGCCTGCCAGGCCTGGGTGGTGCTGACCCTCGCGCTGGCGGTGTCGCATGCGCTGGATGCGGTCAACGAGCTGTACGAGCGCCGTCCCGACGCGCGCAACAAGCCGATCAAGGGCTACCTGCAGGTAGCCAAGATCGTGATCTTCGCCCTGGCCGGCCTGTCGATCGTCGCGACCCTCGCCGGGGTGAAGCTGCTGCACCTGCTGACCGGCCTGGGTGCGGCGACCGCGGTGCTGATGCTGGTGTTCCAGGACACCCTGCTGTCGCTGGTGGCCAGCGTGCAGATCAGCGGCGATGGCCGCGTGCGCATCGGTGACTGGATCGAGATGCCCAGCCAGAACGCCGATGGCGACGTGATCGACATCGCCCTGCACACGGTCACGGTGCAGAACTGGGACAAGACCGTCACCACGATCCCGACCAAGAAGCTGATCAGCGAGTCGTTCAAGAACTGGCGTGGCATGCAGGAGGCAGGGGGGCGCCGGATCAAGCGTTCGCTGTACCTGGACCAGTCCAGCGTGCGCTTCCTCGATCCGGAGGAACGCCAGCGCCTGGGCGGCTTCGTGCTGCTGCGCGAATACCTGGCGCAGAAGGAGCGCGAGCTGGCCGAGTGGAACGCCGGCCTCGGCGAGGACGGCCAGCTGCCGTTCAACGCGCGCCGCATCACCAACCTCGGCACCTTCCGCGCCTACGTCGAGCGCTACCTGCGCCGGCACCCGAACGTGCACCAGGACATGACCCTGCTGGTGCGCCAGCTGCAGCCGGGCGCCGACGGTATCCCGCTGGAGATCTACTGCTTCACCAACGACACCCGCTGGGCGGTGTACGAAGGCATCCAGTCGGACATCTTCGACCACCTGCTGGCGATCCTCCCGGAGTTCGGCCTGCGCGTGTTCCAGCAGCCGGGCGGCGCGGACTTCCGCGCGCTGGTGGACGAGCGTCGCCAGCCGCACGAGGCCGCGGCCAGCTGA